One window from the genome of Osmerus eperlanus chromosome 3, fOsmEpe2.1, whole genome shotgun sequence encodes:
- the sona gene encoding serine/arginine repetitive matrix protein 2, with translation MECAVDTQPGEEDLQERDHSTGEKAANEGSETPHKKNKKHKKHKSKKKKKKRKGERESSSESAPESEPEPPRAMKTRASARIARPAISASGEPVDAKEEGTRDLITDPQEVEGDGKTKKHKKHAAKKRKKKKKKEEKQERKSHSPSDSTSASGSESEGEGKPAVSEDKAPPGAKLSPILIKTRPEDRLPSANLTRGHTEEAPAVKGEPSDEEPLEAGGKGSVEDLPPSTDQDNHQAAKGEEQPGNGSFTHAQELPDIIPKLEGSQRDEANLKEASASQRAKVKECNPSRSPSRSPMRPGADIKRSRSSVSDSPSPKRSSDHPASDRARSPSSPRRSPKTKRSSSPKTGRRSPSPKRKQSRSPKRSRRKSQTLSPKRGRSSLSPSPRRRPSRSPRRGRRSPSPSPRRSRRSTSRPRAGRARRSRTRSPRRVGRRSRSRSPARLRRSTSRSRRSRRSRSRSVKRGRRSPTPSPPRRKRSPPIRTRRSRSRSVRRSRRTRSRSVVILRKGRRSRTRSPKKRTKSRSPVRKRRSPSPRRIRGKSRSPRTRKRSKSRSTSAPRYRSKSQSPAAGGRQSKSPVRSRRSKSKSLSRDKSKSRSVSSDRQSESVSPAHSRSRTPAKDHESPAQPERAATEEQVVKKSLVGAADQVQMVAADQEPVVAADQEPVVAADQEPVVAADQEPVVAADQEPVVAADQEPVVAEDQEPVAAAGPWKPLPLAPAPDSAAKSSSETELTGQNNNHSASADTASDKGPAQPAGVSSPASSSEERDDAAAAVSRSGSPEPGVEQSDSSDQETKSSGKKTATASSKRQTSTSASPARKKLSVSRSPARRKLSRSTSSPRRSPSKSGKEESKRRNKSRSKSPVRKRNSRSPVERKKRRSKSRSPARRRRSRSRSAARRRKSRSKSRPRTKRSRSRTPPRKRRSRSRSPGRRKRSRSTDRNKRSKSRSPDRRRRSRSRGRRRPVFRSRSFDRRDRWKREPSHSPILILRKQRRSTSRARRSASKTPPRLTELDKDQLLEIAKANAAAMCAKAGVPIPESLRPKAILQLPLPTPSPTPLSLPLPLPLNLPMGMPNMSMGMPGMPNMPNMSNMTMSAAMASMTAATMTAALTNMGALASMPSMPPLPTITNKPPPCLAPPTPTLNLGHIEEVKRKVTQQANIHTIKELTEKCKMIAESKEEMAIAKPHVSDDES, from the exons ATGGAGTGTGCAGTAGACACCCAACCAG gagaggaggatcTACAGGAGAGGGACCATTCCACAGGAGAGAAAGCTGCCAATGAGGGCAGTGAGACACCCCACAAGAAGAACAAGAAGCACAAAAAACACAAGagtaagaagaagaagaagaagcgaaagggagaacgagagagcagCTCTGAGTCTGCCCCCGAGTCCGAACCAGAGCCTCCACGGGCCATGAAAACAAGAGCCAG TGCGAGGATTGCCCGACCAGCCATCTCTGCTTCAGGGGAGCCAGTTGATGCTAAGGAGGAAGGAACAAGGGACTTGATCACAG ATCCACAGGAAGTAGAGGGAGATGGAAAAACCAAAAAGCATAAAAAACATGCAGCCAAGAagaggaaaaagaagaagaagaaggaagagaagcaAGAGAGGAAGTCCCACTCTCCATCAGATAGCACCTCCGCTTCGGGGTCCGAGTCCGAGGGAGAAGGGAAGCCAGCAGTGTCTGAAGACAAAGCTCCCCCTGGAGCCAAGCTCTCCCCCATTCTGATCAAGACCAGGCCAGAGGACAGGCTTCCCTCTGCGAACCTGACCCGGGGCCACACAGAAGAGGCTCCAGCTGTGAAGGGTGAGCCTTCGGATGAGGAGCCACTAGAGGCCGGAGGGAAGGGGTCAGTAGAGGACTTGCCACCTTCTACAGATCAGGACAACCACCAAGCTGCCAAGGGAGAAGAGCAGCCAGGAAACGGCAGCTTCACCCACGCTCAGGAGCTGCCTGATATCATCCCCAAGCTGGAAGGCTCACAGAGAGATGAAGCCAACCTGAAGGAGGCTAGTGCAAGCCAAAGGGCAAAGGTCAAGGAATGCAACCCTTCCAGATCACCGTCACGCTCCCCCATGCGCCCCGGGGCTGATATAAAAAGGTCTAGGTCCAGTGTCAGTGACTCACCAAGCCCCAAGCGATCCTCTGATCACCCTGCGTCTGACCGGGCCCGGTCCCCTTCCAGTCCCAGGAGGAGTCCTAAGACCAAACGGTCCTCGTCTCCCAAGACAGGGCGTCGGTCTCCATCCCCCAAAAGGAAGCAGTCCAGATCCCCCAAGAGGTCCAGACGTAAATCTCAGACTCTCTCCCCGAAGAGGGGCCGAagctcgctctccccctctcccaggagGAGGCCTTCCAGATCACCCAGACGAGGTCGTAGGTCACCGTCTCCGTCTCCAAGGAGATCTCGACGCTCTACCTCCAGGCCTCGCGCCGGCCGTGCCCGAAGGTCCAGAACCAGGTCCCCCCGACGGGTCGGCAGGCGCTCTCGATCCCGCTCACCAGCACGGCTCCGCCGTTCGACCTCCAGATCCAGGAGGTCTCGGCGCTCCAGGTCTCGGTCAGTGAAACGAGGACGCCGTTCCCCAACCCCATCACCCCCTCGCAGAAAAAGATCCCCGCCCATCAGAACCCGAAGGTCTCGGTCTCGGTCAGtccggaggagcaggagaacccGCTCACGCTCGGTCGTCATCCTGAGGAAGGGCCGGCGCTCTAGGACCCGGAGTCCCAAGAAACGAACCAAGTCCAGGTCCCCAGTTCGAAAACGGCGTTCCCCGTCTCCCAGGCGGATCCGGGGCAAGTCCAGGTCACCGAGGACGAGAAAGAGATCCAAGTCCCGATCCACATCAGCACCACGTTATAGGTCCAAATCTCAATCACCTGCAGCTGGTGGCAGACAGTCCAAATCACCTGTGAGGAGCAGGCGATCAAAGTCCAAGTCCCTCAGCCGAGACAAATCCAAATCCAGATCTGTGTCCAGCGACAGGCAATCAGAAAGTGTGTCTCCAGCTCACTCTCGATCTAGGACTCCAGCCAAGGACCACGAGTCCCCCGCACAGCCTGAGAGAGCTGCCACAGAAGAACAAGTGGTCAAGAAGAGCCTCGTAGGGGCAGCAGATCAGGTGCAAATGGTTGCAGCAGATCAGGAGCCAGTGGTTGCAGCAGATCAGGAGCCAGTGGTTGCAGCAGATCAGGAGCCAGTGGTTGCAGCAGATCAGGAGCCAGTGGTTGCAGCAGATCAGGAGCCAGTGGTTGCAGCAGATCAGGAGCCAGTGGTTGCAGAAGATCAGGAGCCAGTGGCTGCAGCCGGACCATGGAAGCCCTTGCCTCTGGCCCCTGCCCCTGATTCAGCAGCCAAGTCTTCCTCCGAGACTGAGCTCACTGGCCAGAACAACAACCATAGCGCCTCAGCTGACACGGCCTCAGATAAAGGGCCGGCACAGCCGGCAGGGGTGAGCAGCCCAGCCAGCtcgtctgaggagagagatgatgctgctgctgctgtctccAGGTCTGGTTCTCCTGAACCAGGTGTGGAGCAGTCAGACAGCTCTGACCAGGAGACCAAGTCTTCTGGCAAGAAGACAGCCACGGCGTCATCGAAACGTCAGACCTCCACTTCAGCGTCTCCCGCTAGGAAGAAGCTGTCCGTGTCCCGCTCACCTGCCCGCAGGAAGTTGTCACGCTCCACTTCATCTCCCAGGCGCTCCCCGTCTAAATCTGGAAAAGAGGAATCTAAAAGAAGAAATAAGTCCAG GTCCAAGTCCCCCGTGAGAAAGAGAAATTCCAGGTCTCCTGTGGAAAGAAAGAAGAGGCGCTCCAAGTCCAGGAGTCCAGCCCGGCGTCGCAGGTCTCGCTCGAGGTCAGCCGCACGCCGCAGGAAATCTCGCTCCAagtccagacccaggaccaagCGGTCCAGGTCCCGCACCCCACCTCGCAAAAGGAGGTCCAGGTCTCGTTCCCCAGGCCGCAGGAAGAGGTCCCGGTCCACAGACCGAAACAAGCGCTCAAAGTCCCGCTCTCCCGACCGCAGGCGGCGGTCTAGGTCTCGGGGGCGCCGCAGGCCCGTGTTCCGGAGCCGCTCGTTCGACCGGCGGGACCGCTGGAAACGAGAGCCCAGCCACTCCCCCATCCTCATCCTCCGCAAGCAGCGCCGCTCCACTTCTCGCGCGCGCCGCAGCGCCAGCAAGACCCCCCCGCGCCTCACAGAGCTCG ACAAGGACCAGCTCCTGGAGATAGCCAAGGCCAATGCAGCCGCCATGTGTGCCAAGGCAGGGGTGCCCATCCCAGAGAGCCTGAGACCCAAAGCCATCCTCCAACTGCCCCTTCCCACTCCATCTCCTACCCCCTTGTCGCTGCCCCTACCCTTGCCTCTCAACTTGCCCATGGGCATGCCCAACATGTCCATGGGAATGCCTGGCATGCCCAACATGCCCAACATGTCTAACATGACCATGAGTGCTGCCATGGCCAGCATGACGGCTGCCACTATGACCGCGGCCCTCACCAACATGGGCGCGTTGGCTTCCATGCCCTCCATGCCCCCTCTGCCCACCATAACCAAcaagccccctccctgcctggcACCGCCCACCCCCACTCTCAACCTGGGCCAcatagaggaggtgaagaggaaggTCACACAGCAGGCCAACATCCACACCATCAAGGAACTCACCGAG aagtGTAAGATGATCGCGGAGAGCAAGGAGGAGATGGCCATAGCGAAGCCACATGTGTCAGATGACGAGTCATAG
- the nlgn4xb gene encoding neuroligin 4 X-linked b, producing the protein MSVSRHTNLLPLRGKLPRPAVPSPARLWPLPLFVSLLLCPGVLSQNVPVITTAQGQLRGVLKPLASDILGPVVQYLGIPYARPPTGDRRFQSPEPPLPWTGVRNASQFASVCPQSLDERSLLSDMMPAWFTANLDIATTYLTHQSEDCLYLNIYTPTEEDIHEEGGLRPVMVYVHGGSYTEGTGNMMDGGVLASYGNVIVITINYRLGVLGFLSTGDQAAKGNYGLLDQIQALRWVKENILAFSGDPDRVTVFGSGAGASCVSLLTLSHYSEDLFHRAIIQSGSALASWAVNYQPGKYARALGEKVGCHLDDSMQLVACLQERGYRELVEQSVTPAKYHTAFGPVIDGDVIPDDPQILMEQGEFLNYDVMLGINQGEGLKFVEGIVDSEDGVSAEDFDLAVSDFVDSLYGYPEGRDTLRESIRFMYTDWADRDNAETRRKTLVALFTDHQWVAPAVATADLHAQYGSPTYFYSFYHHCQSETTPPWADSAHGDEVAYVFGVPMVEPTDLFNCNFSKNDVMLSAVVMTYWTNFAKTGDPNQPVPQDTKFIHTKPNRFEEVAWAKYTPKEQLYLHIGLKPRVRDHYRATKISFWLQLVPHLHNINELLQSVSSFTHSPNPQEDTPYSYTRRLSKGWPPSTRQASPPSTPQAPAPALHAGEQASKSPVEDYSTELSVTIAVGASLLFLNILAFAALLYKKDKRRLEHRRPRLPPRNDVITATDVAASQLQAEGLLSLQVKQLECEAGVHTLDERNAHNNTHHTLDTLDALDGMDTQDIYSTLDTVRLTCPPDYALTLRRSPDDVPLMTHITPGSHPGTPMTPMTPGSVVGLRMGPPQGYSPYSNAHLPHTHIAAHTHSTTRV; encoded by the exons ATGTCGGTCTCCAGGCACACAAATCTCCTCCCACTCCGAGGGAAGCTTCCGCGTCCAGCCGTACCCTCCCCTGCCAGGCTGTGGCCTCTGcccctgtttgtgtctctgctaCTGTGTCCAGGCGTCCTCAGCCAGAACGTACCAGTGATCACCACAGCCCAGGGTCAACTCCGGGGAGTCCTCAAACCGCTGGCGTCCGATATCCTTGGACCAGTAGTACAGTACCTGGGGATCCCCTACGCCCGCCCCCCTACAGGGGATCGGCGTTTCCAGTCCCCGGAGCCCCCTCTGCCTTGGACCGGGGTGCGCAACGCCTCCCAGTTCGCCTCTGTGTGCCCCCAGTCTCTGGATGAGCGCAGCCTGCTGAGTGACATGATGCCCGCCTGGTTCACTGCCAACCTGGACATCGCCACCACCTACCTCACCCACCAGAGCGAAGACTGCCTCTACCTCAACATTTACACACCCACAGAGGAAG ACATCCACGAGGAAGGGGGTCTGCGTCCAGTGATGGTGTACGTTCATGGAGGCTCCTACACAGAAGGAACCGGAAACATGATGGATGGTGGTGTCCTGGCCAGCTACGGAAACGTCATTGTTATCACCATTAACTATAGACTTGGAGTACTGG GCTTCCTAAGTACGGGTGACCAGGCAGCCAAGGGGAACTATGGTCTGCTGGACCAGATCCAGGCCCTGCGCTGGGTCAAGGAGAACATCCTGGCCTTCAGTGGAGACCCAGACAGAGTCACTGTGTTTGGCTCTGGGGCTGGAGCCTCCTGTGTGAGCCTTCTCACCTTGTCACACTACTCAGAGG ACCTATTCCACAGGGCTATCATCCAGAGTGGCAGTGCCCTAGCCAGTTGGGCGGTCAATTACCAGCCAGGGAAGTATGCACGTGCCCTGGGGGAGAAGGTGGGCTGCCATCTGGATGACAGCATGCAGCTGGTGGCCTGCCTGCAAGAGAGGGGCTACCGTGAGCTGGTGGAGCAGAGCGTTACGCCAGCCAAGTACCACACCGCTTTTGGCCCCGTCATCGACGGCGACGTCATCCCCGACGACCCCCAGATCCTGATGGAGCAGGGCGAGTTCCTCAACTACGACGTCATGCTGGGCATCAACCAGGGAGAGGGGCTGAAGTTTGTGGAGGGCATCGTGGACAGCGAGGACGGCGTGTCCGCGGAGGACTTTGACCTGGCCGTGTCCGACTTCGTGGACAGTCTGTACGGTTACCCGGAGGGGCGCGACACGCTGAGGGAGAGCATCCGCTTCATGTACACCGACTGGGCCGACCGGGACAACGCGGAGACGCGCAGGAAGACCCTGGTGGCGCTGTTCACCGACCACCAGTGGGTGGCGCCGGCGGTGGCCACAGCAGACCTGCACGCCCAGTACGGCTCGCCCACTTACTTCTACTCTTTCTACCACCACTGTCAGAGTGAGACCACGCCCCCCTGGGCTGACTCCGCCCACGGCGATGAGGTGGCCTACGTGTTTGGTGTCCCCATGGTGGAACCGACCGACCTGTTCAACTGCAACTTCTCCAAGAACGACGTGATGCTCAGCGCTGTGGTCATGACCTACTGGACAAATTTTGCAAAGACCGG GGACCCCAACCAACCAGTACCTCAGGACACCAAATTTATCCACACCAAACCCAACCGCTTTGAGGAGGTGGCCTGGGCCAAGTACACCCCCAAGGAGCAGCTGTATCTGCACATCGGCCTCAAACCCCGGGTCAGGGACCACTATCGCGCCACCAAGATCTCCTTCTGGCTGCAGTTGGTGCCTCACCTCCACAACATCAACGAGCTGCTGCAGTCCGTCTCCTCCTTCACTCACAGCCCCAACCCCCAGGAGGACACTCCCTACTCCTACACCAGGCGGCTGTCCAAAG GTTGGCCCCCCAGCACACGGCAGGCATCCCCCCCCAGCACGCCCCAGGCACCAGCGCCAgccctccatgctggggagcAGGCCTCCAAGAGCCCGGTGGAGGACTACTCCACAGAGCTGAGCGTCACCATTGCAGTGGGAGCCTCCCTGCTGTTCCTCAACATCCTGGCCTTCGCCGCGCTGCTCTACAAGAAGGACAAGCGCCGCCTGGAGCACCGCAGGCCACGCCTCCCACCCCGGAACGACGTCATCACCGCCACCGATGTGGCTGCCAGCCAGCTGCAGGCCGAGGGTCTTCTGTCTCTGCAGGTCAAACAGTTGGAGTGTGAGGCAGGCGTCCACACACTGGACGAACGCAACGCTCACAACAACACGCACCACACGCTGGACACCCTCGATGCTCTGGATGGTATGGACACCCAGGACATCTACAGCACGCTGGACACAGTGCGCCTCACCTGCCCGCCGGACTACGCCCTGACCCTGCGACGCTCACCTGACGATGTGCCCCTCATGACCCACATCACCCCCGGCTCTCATCCTgggacccccatgacccccatgacccctggtTCAGTGGTAGGCCTCAGGATGGGTCCTCCCCAGGGCTACAGCCCCTACAGCAATGCTCacctgccccacacacacatcgccgcacacacacactccactaccCGTGTATAA
- the mab21l3 gene encoding protein mab-21-like 3, whose protein sequence is MPDFTDEDLDQYLQNQVDLRHRTVSRRVEEVLTVVKELTREISGRDGRFQSIVQAGVHNESIKDQPAMLSKWTALLRGRCTFNPAIQVLTPTLMLVSVPVRGLLGYHEHLTHQWRYYSLSGSRLPSPVREPEKLHQWLEFDSFTNPAQDWQDTRVCVEGDIVPAKVVSLFREMLDNAIKSCGLTGKVTVLESVGTVVRVAIETEEGIMEAELVPTVELVNYWPKKARWPRLLQRWPVAERARCIKSFGFNLMATSNYHWLLSFSRAEQALLGAIDEDGGCRRKCYRVVRQLKEDVWCPGNKPVITAFHLQTLLFWCCEKFPCVRDWRSVKECVLRIATKLHKCVSQRYLRHYFVRSYNLLKYSNTTELDNTAQRINAFLVNPSLYVH, encoded by the exons ATGCCAGACTTTACTGATGAGGATCTGGACCAATACCTCCAGAATCAG gtggaCCTGCGGCACCGCACAGTGAgtagaagggtggaggaggttctGACTGTTGTCAAAGAACTTACCAGAGAGATTAGCGGAAGAGATGGACGCTTCCAGTCCATTGTCCAGGCTGGAGTCCACAATGAGAGCATCAAG GATCAGCCTGCCATGTTGTCCAAATGGACTGCTCTGCTGAGAGGAAGATGTACATTCAACCCTGCCATCCAA gtcttGACCCCTACCCTGATGTTGGTCAGTGTACCAGTCAGAGGGCTGCTTGGTTACCATGAGCATTTAACCCACCAGTGGAGGTACTACTCTCTGAGTGGATCTCGGCTCCCCTCACCTGTACGTGAGCCAGAGAAGCTCCACCAATGGCTGGAGTTTGATAGCTTCACAAACCCTGCCCAGGACTGGCAGGACACACGGGTGTGTGTAGAGGGCGACATTGTCCCAGCTAAGGTAGTCAGCCTCTTCAGAGAGATGCTAGACAACGCCATAAAGAGCTGTGGTCTGACTG GTAAAGTCACCGTCTTGGAGTCAGTGGGCACGGTGGTACGTGTTGCCATAGAAACGGAAGAGGGCATCATGGAGGCAGAGCTTGTTCCCACAGTGGAGCTCGTCAACTATTGGCCGAAGAAAGCTCGTTGGCCCCGCCTACTGCAGCGCTGGCCTGTTGCAGAGCGAGCTCGCTGCATCAAG TCGTTCGGGTTCAACTTAATGGCCACTTCTAATTACCACTGGCTGCTGTCCTTCTCACGAGCAGAGCAGGCACTGTTAGGCGCAATTGACGAGGACGGCGGTTGCCGTAGAAAATGTTACAGAGTCGTCCGGCAACTGAAGGAGGATGTCTGGTGTCCTGGAAACAAGCCTGTCATCACAGCTTTCCACCTGCAG ACGCTGTTGTTCTGGTGTTGTGAGAAGTTTCCCTGTGTGCGGGACTGGAGATCTGTGAAGGAGTGCGTGTTGCGGATAGCTACAAAGTTGCACAAGTGTGTGAGCCAGCGTTACCTGAGGCACTACTTTGTCCGCTCCTACAACCTTCTCAAGTACAGCAACACCACCGAGCTGGATAACACAGCACAGAGGATCAACGCCTTCCTAGTAAACCCCAGTCTGTATGTCCACTAA